From a single Sphingobium lignivorans genomic region:
- the pepN gene encoding aminopeptidase N: MADTQTTHAPATPPVIRREDYQPPLWLVDHIRLEFDLDAHATRVKARLSVTRAGRHDRPLRLDGDGLVPLSVAVDGKALSPADWRLDDDVLVIALPGNAHEVETEVQIAPATNTQLMGLYASGGLLCTQCEPEGFRRITFFPDRPDVLSRYDVTMRADKATYPVLLANGDPVEQGELPDGRHWARWVDPYPKPSYLFAMVAGDLACNADSFTTMSGRAVRLGIWVREEDLPRTSHAMTALKNSMAWDERVYGREYDLDVFNIVAVSDFNFGAMENKGLNIFNSRYVLADPETATDPDYDAIESVVAHEYFHNWSGDRVTCRDWFQLSLKEGFTVYRDQCFSADMGSAAVKRIEDVRTLRAAQFQEDAGPLAHPVRPESYMEISNFYTATVYNKGAELIRMIALLLGPERFRQGTDLYFERHDGQAVTCEDFVKAMEDGGGIDLGQFRLWYSQAGTPRLTVRQRYDPASGSLSITLRQTVPPTPGQPEKAPMAIPVKFALFDPATGEHGGEELVVLTRDQLEMRREGFAQAPVLSLNRGFAAPVIVEAEQSAQDLAFLAARDDDPFSRYEAMQQLMINGLLAHISGAPLESDVIIDSIRRTITDPTLDRSFVAEAVRLPSEAYLGDQMQVVDPDAIHAARERLMTGIGEALESEWRALHAECARNGFSLSADARAARKLRGVALSYLVASGAPDGAALAFGQFDRADNMTERQAALAILVNRETPERDQALAAFYRRYAGNALVVDKWFQTQALAFHPDTVEIVQALAGHADFTLANPNRARALYSAFAANQWAFNRADGKGYRMVADAIIALDKLNPQTAARLVPPLGRWRRFDGARGAMMRAELERIAATPGLSRDVLEQATKSLA; the protein is encoded by the coding sequence ATGGCAGACACCCAGACCACGCACGCCCCCGCCACGCCTCCCGTCATTCGCCGCGAGGACTATCAACCGCCGCTCTGGCTGGTCGACCACATCCGGCTCGAGTTCGACCTCGACGCGCACGCGACGCGCGTGAAAGCGCGGCTCAGCGTCACGCGCGCCGGCCGGCATGACCGGCCACTGCGCCTCGACGGGGACGGGCTGGTTCCGCTGAGCGTCGCGGTGGACGGCAAGGCGCTGAGCCCGGCAGACTGGCGGCTGGACGATGACGTGCTCGTCATTGCGCTGCCCGGCAATGCCCATGAAGTCGAGACGGAAGTGCAGATCGCGCCCGCGACCAACACCCAGCTCATGGGCCTCTATGCTTCGGGCGGCCTGCTCTGTACCCAGTGCGAACCGGAAGGCTTCCGCCGTATCACTTTCTTCCCCGACAGGCCGGACGTGCTCTCGCGCTATGACGTCACGATGCGCGCCGACAAGGCGACCTATCCGGTGCTGCTGGCCAATGGCGATCCGGTGGAACAGGGCGAGCTGCCCGATGGCCGGCATTGGGCCCGCTGGGTCGATCCCTATCCCAAGCCGAGCTATCTCTTCGCGATGGTGGCCGGTGACCTGGCCTGCAATGCGGACAGCTTCACGACCATGAGCGGCCGCGCGGTGCGGCTGGGCATCTGGGTGCGGGAGGAAGACCTGCCGCGCACCAGCCACGCCATGACGGCGCTCAAGAACAGCATGGCCTGGGACGAGCGCGTCTATGGCCGCGAATATGATCTCGACGTGTTCAACATCGTCGCCGTTTCGGACTTCAATTTCGGGGCGATGGAGAACAAGGGCCTCAACATCTTCAACTCGCGCTACGTGTTGGCTGATCCCGAAACCGCGACCGATCCGGACTATGACGCGATCGAAAGCGTCGTGGCGCACGAATATTTCCACAACTGGTCAGGCGACCGCGTCACCTGCCGGGACTGGTTCCAGCTGTCCCTGAAGGAAGGCTTCACGGTCTATCGCGACCAGTGCTTTTCGGCCGACATGGGCTCGGCGGCGGTCAAGCGCATCGAGGACGTGCGCACGTTGCGCGCAGCCCAGTTCCAGGAGGACGCCGGCCCGCTGGCGCATCCGGTGCGGCCAGAATCCTACATGGAGATCAGCAACTTCTACACCGCGACCGTCTACAACAAGGGCGCAGAGCTGATCCGCATGATCGCGCTGCTGCTGGGCCCGGAGCGGTTCCGGCAGGGCACCGACCTTTATTTCGAGCGCCATGACGGCCAAGCCGTGACGTGCGAGGATTTCGTCAAGGCCATGGAAGATGGCGGCGGGATCGACCTGGGTCAGTTCCGCCTCTGGTACAGCCAGGCCGGCACGCCCCGCCTCACCGTGCGGCAGCGCTACGATCCGGCCAGCGGCAGCCTGTCGATCACCCTGCGCCAGACGGTTCCGCCCACCCCCGGCCAGCCCGAGAAGGCGCCGATGGCAATCCCCGTCAAGTTCGCGCTGTTCGATCCGGCAACGGGGGAGCATGGCGGCGAGGAACTGGTGGTGCTGACGCGCGACCAGCTCGAAATGCGCCGGGAAGGCTTTGCCCAGGCGCCGGTCCTCTCGCTCAACCGCGGTTTTGCCGCGCCGGTGATCGTCGAGGCGGAGCAAAGCGCGCAGGATCTCGCCTTCCTTGCCGCGCGCGACGATGATCCGTTCAGCCGCTATGAAGCGATGCAGCAGCTGATGATCAATGGCCTGCTCGCGCATATCTCCGGCGCGCCGCTGGAAAGCGACGTCATCATCGATTCCATCCGCAGGACGATCACCGATCCGACGCTCGACCGCTCCTTCGTGGCCGAGGCCGTCCGCCTGCCGAGCGAGGCCTATCTGGGCGACCAGATGCAGGTCGTCGATCCCGATGCCATCCATGCGGCGCGCGAGCGGCTGATGACCGGCATCGGCGAAGCGCTGGAATCCGAGTGGCGCGCGCTCCATGCCGAATGTGCTCGCAACGGCTTCTCCCTTTCGGCCGATGCCCGGGCGGCCCGCAAGTTGCGCGGCGTGGCGCTCTCCTATCTCGTGGCATCCGGCGCGCCAGACGGTGCGGCGCTTGCCTTCGGCCAGTTCGACCGGGCGGACAACATGACCGAGCGGCAGGCGGCGCTCGCCATCCTCGTCAATCGGGAAACGCCCGAGCGCGATCAGGCGCTGGCAGCCTTCTACCGCCGCTATGCCGGGAATGCGCTGGTCGTGGACAAATGGTTCCAGACGCAGGCGCTGGCTTTCCACCCCGACACGGTCGAGATCGTGCAGGCGCTCGCCGGCCATGCCGATTTCACGCTGGCCAATCCGAACCGGGCGCGCGCGCTCTATTCGGCCTTCGCGGCCAATCAGTGGGCATTCAACCGGGCGGACGGCAAGGGCTATCGCATGGTCGCGGATGCGATCATCGCGCTCGACAAGCTCAATCCCCAGACGGCGGCACGGCTGGTTCCGCCGCTTGGCCGCTGGCGCCGCTTCGATGGCGCGCGCGGGGCAATGATGCGTGCCGAACTGGAGCGGATCGCGGCGACCCCGGGGCTGTCCCGGGATGTGCTGGAGCAGGCCACCAAAAGCCTGGCCTGA
- a CDS encoding SDR family NAD(P)-dependent oxidoreductase, whose amino-acid sequence MAKHLLIFGLGYSAGRLAGRLAAAGWTIESTGRAGSMAFDDTKRVHDAIARATHILSSVPPMEATDPVLDRYGAALRGAPAAWIGYLSSTGVYGDTGGAWVDESAPTGGGRRDARARADSAWQALGRPVHIFRLPGIYGPGRSVLDRIRAGKARRVALPGQVFSRIHVDDIASGVVAGMDGPAGVYNLADDRPCAHNDVIAYSCALLGQPRPPLLPLEDAGLSPAAMAFYAENRRVSNGKARRLLDWTPAFPDYRAGLAACLAAETGAQGDDHAA is encoded by the coding sequence ATGGCAAAGCATCTTCTCATCTTCGGGCTCGGCTACAGCGCGGGCCGGCTGGCCGGGCGTCTTGCCGCAGCGGGCTGGACGATCGAGTCCACCGGGCGCGCCGGATCGATGGCATTCGACGACACAAAGCGCGTTCATGACGCCATCGCCCGCGCCACGCATATCCTCTCCTCCGTCCCCCCCATGGAAGCGACCGACCCGGTCCTGGATCGCTACGGCGCGGCGTTGCGCGGCGCACCGGCCGCGTGGATCGGCTATCTTTCCTCCACCGGCGTCTATGGCGACACTGGCGGGGCGTGGGTGGATGAAAGCGCGCCGACGGGCGGCGGGCGGCGCGATGCCCGCGCGCGGGCGGACAGCGCGTGGCAGGCGCTCGGCCGACCGGTCCATATCTTCCGTCTGCCCGGCATTTACGGCCCCGGGCGCAGCGTGCTGGATCGCATTCGGGCAGGGAAGGCCCGTCGCGTCGCACTGCCCGGGCAGGTCTTCAGCCGCATTCATGTCGACGATATCGCCTCGGGCGTGGTCGCCGGCATGGATGGACCGGCGGGCGTCTACAATCTCGCGGACGATCGTCCCTGCGCGCACAATGACGTCATTGCCTATAGCTGCGCCTTGCTGGGCCAACCGCGCCCGCCCTTGCTGCCGCTGGAGGACGCCGGGCTCTCGCCTGCCGCGATGGCTTTCTATGCCGAGAACCGGCGCGTTTCGAACGGCAAGGCCCGGCGCCTGCTGGACTGGACGCCGGCCTTTCCCGATTATCGCGCCGGTCTAGCGGCGTGCCTTGCCGCGGAAACGGGCGCGCAAGGCGATGACCATGCCGCCTAG
- a CDS encoding EamA family transporter: MSKAPSASGIILPFATVTLIWSSTWIVIRDQLAIVPPGWSVCYRFALAALGMAMVARLSGASLAIDRRAMLFAAALGLTQFAFNFNLLYRAEVFLTSGLCALVYALLMIPNSLLARIFFGERVTGGFVLGSAVAIAGIALLFLNEYRTSVMATPAQVLLGFGICVIAVMFASVSNVMQAAPLARTVPMASLLTWAMAIGAAADAVWAWITTGPPVIDPRPAYWLGVAYLAIAGSVITFPLYFRLIQRIGAGPAAYSSVLVPILAMGLSTLFEGYRWTALAIAGVLLALGGMVIALRARFRGKARR, translated from the coding sequence GTGAGCAAAGCCCCTTCCGCGAGTGGCATCATCCTGCCGTTCGCGACTGTCACCCTCATCTGGTCCTCGACCTGGATCGTGATCCGCGATCAGCTCGCGATCGTGCCGCCGGGCTGGTCCGTCTGCTATCGCTTCGCGCTGGCGGCGCTCGGCATGGCAATGGTCGCGCGGCTGAGCGGGGCCTCGCTGGCGATCGACCGGCGCGCCATGCTGTTCGCCGCCGCGCTCGGCCTCACGCAATTCGCCTTCAACTTCAATCTTCTCTACCGGGCCGAGGTGTTCCTGACCTCCGGGCTCTGCGCGCTGGTCTATGCGCTGCTGATGATCCCCAACAGCCTGCTCGCCCGCATCTTCTTCGGCGAGCGCGTGACCGGCGGCTTCGTGCTCGGCTCGGCCGTGGCGATTGCCGGTATCGCCCTGCTTTTCCTCAATGAGTATCGCACCAGCGTGATGGCGACGCCAGCGCAGGTCCTGCTGGGCTTTGGCATCTGCGTGATCGCGGTGATGTTCGCATCGGTGTCCAACGTCATGCAGGCGGCGCCGCTTGCGCGCACGGTGCCGATGGCGAGCCTGCTCACCTGGGCGATGGCGATCGGCGCGGCGGCGGATGCCGTCTGGGCGTGGATCACGACCGGCCCGCCCGTGATCGATCCGCGTCCCGCTTACTGGCTGGGCGTCGCTTATCTGGCGATTGCCGGCTCGGTCATCACCTTTCCACTCTACTTCCGCCTCATCCAGCGGATCGGTGCTGGGCCGGCGGCCTACAGCAGCGTCCTCGTCCCGATCCTCGCGATGGGGCTTTCCACCCTCTTCGAGGGCTATCGCTGGACGGCGCTGGCGATTGCCGGCGTGCTGCTGGCGCTAGGCGGCATGGTCATCGCCTTGCGCGCCCGTTTCCGCGGCAAGGCACGCCGCTAG
- a CDS encoding threonine aldolase family protein: protein MQFFSDNAAPVHPALLAAMEAANGVDTAYDGDALSQGLDARFSALFERDVAVIWTSTGTSANALALALLCPPYGGVLTHEEAHIVADECGAVELQTGGARLMTCRAAGGKLSAQGLRERMAQVRRDVHQVQPHAVSLTNATEYGRVYTPDELAAIGAFCREHGLALHMDGARFANAIASRDCAPADVTWRAGVDALSFGFTKNGALNAEALVLFDPARADEARRRRKRAGHLLSKGRFIAAQLHAMLEGELWLANARAANAAATILAQAAGERLLHPVEANELFLRLSADEAARLRAQGFAFYDWGAGAARLVTSWHQGEAEVAPLAAALSAL, encoded by the coding sequence ATGCAGTTCTTTTCCGACAATGCAGCCCCTGTGCATCCCGCGCTTCTGGCGGCGATGGAGGCCGCCAATGGCGTGGATACCGCTTATGATGGCGACGCGCTCAGCCAGGGGCTCGACGCGCGTTTTTCAGCGCTGTTCGAACGGGACGTGGCGGTCATCTGGACCTCGACGGGGACGTCCGCCAATGCGCTTGCGCTTGCGCTGCTGTGCCCGCCCTATGGCGGTGTGCTGACGCATGAGGAAGCCCATATCGTCGCCGATGAATGCGGCGCCGTGGAACTGCAGACCGGCGGCGCGCGGCTGATGACCTGCCGCGCCGCGGGCGGAAAACTCTCGGCGCAGGGCCTGCGCGAGCGGATGGCGCAGGTCCGCAGGGACGTGCATCAGGTCCAGCCGCATGCGGTCTCGCTCACCAATGCCACGGAATATGGCCGGGTCTACACGCCCGACGAGCTGGCGGCGATCGGCGCCTTCTGCCGCGAGCATGGGCTGGCGCTGCACATGGATGGCGCGCGCTTCGCCAATGCGATCGCGAGCCGCGATTGCGCGCCCGCGGACGTCACGTGGCGCGCGGGCGTGGATGCCTTGAGCTTCGGCTTCACCAAGAATGGCGCGCTCAACGCGGAGGCGCTTGTCCTTTTCGATCCCGCCCGGGCGGACGAGGCCCGGCGGCGGCGCAAGCGGGCCGGCCATCTGCTTTCCAAGGGCCGGTTCATCGCCGCCCAGCTTCACGCCATGCTGGAGGGCGAGCTGTGGCTGGCGAACGCGCGCGCCGCCAATGCCGCCGCGACCATTCTGGCGCAGGCGGCGGGCGAGCGGCTGCTCCATCCCGTGGAGGCGAACGAGCTGTTCCTGCGTCTCTCGGCAGACGAGGCGGCCCGGCTGCGCGCGCAGGGCTTCGCTTTCTACGATTGGGGTGCCGGCGCCGCGCGGCTGGTCACGAGCTGGCATCAGGGCGAGGCTGAGGTGGCGCCGCTCGCCGCCGCGCTTTCCGCTCTGTGA
- the kdsA gene encoding 3-deoxy-8-phosphooctulonate synthase produces MVGDIAVANDRPLALIAGPCAMESRAHALETAQALVEMTSALAMPLIYKSSFDKANRTSVDAARGIGLAAALDIFAEVKVRFGCPVITDVHEAGQCAPVAEVVDVLQIPAFLCRQTDLLLAAAGTGRAVNVKKGQFLAPWDMANVAAKLMSTGNEKVLLTERGASFGYNMLVSDMRALPILAETGCPVVFDATHSVQQPGGRGTSSGGERRFVPVLARAAVAVGVAAVFIETHESPDRAPSDGPNMVPLDELPALLADLQAFDRLAKNRT; encoded by the coding sequence ATGGTCGGCGATATCGCGGTCGCCAATGACCGGCCGCTGGCGCTGATCGCCGGCCCCTGCGCGATGGAATCACGCGCGCATGCGCTGGAGACGGCGCAGGCCCTGGTCGAGATGACAAGCGCGCTCGCCATGCCGCTCATCTACAAGAGCAGCTTCGACAAGGCGAACCGGACGTCGGTCGATGCCGCGCGCGGGATCGGACTCGCCGCTGCGCTCGACATCTTCGCCGAGGTGAAGGTCCGTTTCGGCTGCCCCGTCATCACCGATGTACATGAGGCCGGTCAGTGCGCCCCCGTGGCCGAGGTAGTGGACGTGCTGCAGATCCCCGCCTTTCTCTGTCGCCAGACCGATCTTCTGCTTGCAGCCGCGGGCACCGGGCGTGCCGTCAATGTAAAGAAAGGGCAGTTCCTCGCCCCCTGGGACATGGCGAATGTCGCGGCCAAGCTGATGAGCACCGGCAATGAGAAAGTGCTGCTTACCGAGCGCGGCGCAAGCTTCGGCTACAACATGCTCGTCAGCGACATGCGCGCACTGCCCATCCTTGCCGAGACCGGGTGCCCGGTGGTGTTCGACGCGACGCACAGCGTCCAGCAACCCGGCGGGCGCGGCACGAGCTCCGGGGGCGAGCGGCGTTTCGTCCCCGTCCTGGCGCGAGCGGCGGTCGCGGTCGGCGTGGCGGCGGTCTTCATCGAGACGCATGAATCGCCCGACCGCGCGCCAAGCGATGGCCCGAACATGGTCCCGCTGGATGAGCTGCCCGCGCTTCTCGCTGATCTTCAGGCCTTCGACCGGCTGGCCAAGAACCGGACCTGA
- a CDS encoding ParB/RepB/Spo0J family partition protein — protein sequence MSEGDVTNRAQARRPLGRGLSALLGDVTQDVPVSNDGAEGGRPENNRSVQFLPVSRIAPHPEQPRRQFDEQALDELAESIRARGVIQPIIVRPVSGGRYQIVAGERRWRAVQKAQLHEIPAIVRDFSEAETLEIALVENIQREDLNPIEEAQAYRRLIDQFQHSQDALARIVGKSRSHIANLMRLLDLPDDVQDLVMGGQLSMGHGRALIGVSDCSQLARDIAHKGLSVRETEKLVRLKREGRSPREETSNAGGARDPDLVAMEQHLSDLLGLKVGIAFENGKGSLTLNYSSLEQLDMICQKLTGGGF from the coding sequence ATGAGTGAAGGTGACGTGACCAACCGGGCGCAAGCGCGGCGGCCGCTGGGACGCGGCCTCTCGGCCTTGCTGGGCGACGTGACGCAAGACGTGCCGGTGAGCAATGACGGTGCGGAGGGCGGGCGGCCAGAGAATAATCGCTCGGTCCAGTTCCTGCCGGTCTCCCGCATCGCGCCGCATCCCGAACAGCCGCGTCGGCAGTTCGACGAGCAGGCGCTGGATGAACTGGCGGAGAGCATCCGCGCGCGCGGGGTGATCCAGCCCATCATCGTGCGCCCGGTCAGCGGCGGGCGCTATCAGATCGTCGCGGGCGAGCGGCGCTGGCGCGCCGTGCAGAAAGCACAGCTTCACGAAATTCCGGCGATCGTTCGGGATTTCAGCGAGGCCGAGACGCTGGAAATCGCGCTGGTGGAGAATATCCAGCGCGAGGACCTGAACCCCATCGAGGAAGCGCAGGCCTATCGGCGGCTGATCGACCAGTTCCAGCATAGCCAGGATGCGCTGGCGCGGATCGTCGGCAAGTCTCGCAGCCACATCGCCAACCTGATGCGCCTCCTGGACCTGCCGGACGATGTGCAGGATCTCGTGATGGGCGGCCAGCTGAGCATGGGGCACGGGCGCGCGCTGATCGGGGTCTCCGACTGCTCGCAACTGGCTCGCGACATCGCGCATAAAGGCTTGTCCGTGCGCGAAACGGAGAAGCTCGTACGGCTCAAGCGGGAAGGGCGTTCTCCACGTGAAGAAACAAGCAATGCTGGCGGGGCTCGCGACCCCGATCTCGTCGCGATGGAGCAGCATCTTTCCGATCTGCTCGGCCTCAAGGTCGGCATCGCGTTCGAGAACGGCAAGGGCTCACTGACGCTCAATTATTCCAGCCTCGAACAGCTGGACATGATCTGCCAGAAGCTCACCGGCGGCGGTTTCTGA
- a CDS encoding ParA family protein, with translation MISIAIANQKGGVGKTTTAINLATALAATGHRTLLIDLDPQGNASTGLGVQVRDRKRSSYDLLMGDCTIDDAVIRSLVPGLDIIPATQDLSGAEIELIEVEQRTHRLLNALQSAGTHRWNVCLIDCPPSLGLLTVNAMVAVQSILVPLQCEFFALEGLSQLLQTFERIRARFNEDLSILGVALTMYDRRNRLTEQVAEDVRACLGDLVFKTVIPRNVRLSEAPSHGVPALIYDMRCAGSEAYMALARELIEKLPKAEVAA, from the coding sequence ATGATCAGCATTGCCATCGCGAACCAGAAAGGCGGGGTCGGCAAGACGACAACCGCAATCAATCTCGCCACCGCGCTTGCAGCGACAGGCCATCGCACCCTGCTGATCGATCTTGATCCGCAGGGAAATGCGTCGACAGGGCTCGGCGTGCAGGTGCGCGATCGCAAGCGGTCCAGCTATGATCTGCTGATGGGCGATTGCACCATTGATGACGCGGTCATTCGCAGCCTGGTGCCCGGCCTGGATATCATCCCCGCAACGCAGGACCTGTCCGGCGCGGAGATCGAGCTGATCGAAGTGGAACAGCGCACCCATCGTCTCCTCAATGCGCTGCAATCGGCCGGGACGCATCGCTGGAACGTGTGTCTCATCGATTGCCCACCGTCACTGGGATTGCTTACGGTGAACGCCATGGTCGCAGTGCAGTCCATTCTCGTGCCGCTGCAATGCGAATTCTTTGCGCTGGAGGGTCTGTCCCAACTGCTTCAGACATTCGAGCGTATCCGTGCGCGCTTCAATGAGGACTTGTCGATCCTTGGGGTGGCGCTGACCATGTATGACCGGCGGAACCGGCTGACCGAGCAGGTGGCAGAGGATGTGCGCGCGTGCTTGGGCGATCTCGTCTTCAAGACCGTGATTCCGCGCAACGTGCGCCTTTCCGAGGCGCCTAGTCATGGCGTGCCGGCGCTCATCTACGATATGCGCTGCGCTGGATCGGAGGCCTATATGGCGCTGGCCCGGGAATTGATCGAAAAGCTGCCCAAGGCGGAGGTTGCGGCATGA
- the rsmG gene encoding 16S rRNA (guanine(527)-N(7))-methyltransferase RsmG, with amino-acid sequence MTENEAKAWLDGHGWWQGAAGERLRAFADMVLEESERQNLISTASREHLWARHIVDSAQLLSLAEGTGGGEGAWVDLGTGAGFPGMVVACLRSGPVKLIEVRPLRSAFLQRCVDALGLAHVEVMTGKVERVDVEAPAAVISARAYAPLDRLLPSASHLSDEKTLWLLPKGRNGEKELENIRQDWQAMFHVEHSITDPESVVVTIKDLHRPGRGPAPRSAASLRQRPKRAATRSRGARGRS; translated from the coding sequence ATGACCGAAAACGAAGCGAAAGCGTGGCTTGATGGGCATGGCTGGTGGCAGGGGGCAGCGGGTGAGCGGTTGCGGGCTTTTGCGGATATGGTGCTCGAAGAATCGGAACGACAGAATCTGATATCGACGGCAAGCCGGGAGCATCTCTGGGCGCGCCATATCGTGGACTCGGCCCAGCTCCTGTCTCTTGCCGAAGGCACCGGGGGAGGTGAGGGCGCATGGGTCGATCTGGGCACGGGTGCAGGATTTCCCGGCATGGTCGTGGCGTGCCTCCGATCGGGTCCTGTGAAGCTGATCGAGGTCAGGCCTTTGCGGAGCGCGTTTCTTCAGCGCTGTGTGGACGCGCTGGGATTGGCACATGTCGAGGTCATGACGGGAAAGGTCGAGCGCGTTGATGTGGAGGCACCGGCAGCCGTCATTTCTGCGCGCGCTTACGCTCCGCTCGATCGTCTTCTGCCGAGCGCTTCTCATCTTTCGGATGAAAAAACGCTTTGGTTGCTGCCGAAGGGCCGAAATGGCGAGAAGGAACTGGAAAACATTCGTCAGGACTGGCAAGCTATGTTTCACGTGGAACATAGCATCACCGATCCCGAAAGTGTCGTCGTGACAATCAAGGACCTCCACAGGCCCGGGCGGGGCCCGGCACCCCGCAGTGCAGCATCGCTTCGCCAGCGCCCGAAGCGAGCGGCAACCAGATCTCGCGGCGCGCGAGGACGGTCATGA
- the mnmG gene encoding tRNA uridine-5-carboxymethylaminomethyl(34) synthesis enzyme MnmG: protein MDGFDVIIVGGGHAGTEAAAAAARRGASVALITADPARIGEMSCNPSIGGLGKGHLVREIDALDGIMARAADAAAIHRRMLNASKGAAVRGPRVQADRRLYRAAVQSAVAKQRGIHVLRGEVAALQQRAGGMVSGVVLADGTGVEGRAVVLTAGTFLGGLMFRGAERIEGGRIDEHGASQLARQLRELDLPMGRLKTGTPARLDGRTIDWSALEEQPSDSEHWTMSFLGGEGRQSLPQLRCAITRTNEHTHAIIRDNLGQSPLFSGDIEGRGPRYCPSIEDKIIRFGDRDGHQVFLEPEGLDTHLVYPNGLSTSLPADVQRAFLRTLPGLAQVEVAVPGYAVEYDHIDPRALDRRLALRAMQGLFLGGQINGTTGYEEAAAQGLLAGANAAAHARDLAPLILDRAESYLGVLVDDLCLQGITEPYRMLTARAEFRLRLRADNAATRLTPVGRELGLLGEERELWWHEREVRREEAVQALGAVVGADILRAAGADMKDDGVKRPLHEWARFPAVTVDHLLEVAPALEEAGDGELLDELIQDAVYAPYVERQNAEVRALRANEAIGLPGDLDYGAIGGLSTEMVERLTLARPETLGAAARIRGITPAALAALLVAIRQHAA, encoded by the coding sequence ATGGACGGTTTCGATGTCATCATTGTCGGCGGCGGTCATGCAGGGACCGAGGCTGCGGCCGCTGCTGCGCGTCGCGGGGCCAGCGTCGCGCTGATCACGGCCGATCCGGCTCGGATCGGCGAGATGTCCTGCAACCCTTCCATTGGTGGCCTTGGCAAAGGGCATCTCGTTCGCGAGATCGATGCCCTCGACGGCATCATGGCCAGGGCCGCCGATGCAGCGGCCATCCATCGGCGCATGCTGAATGCCAGTAAGGGTGCCGCCGTGCGGGGTCCCCGAGTGCAGGCTGATCGCCGGCTGTATCGCGCGGCGGTGCAAAGCGCGGTGGCAAAGCAGAGAGGCATTCACGTCCTGCGTGGCGAGGTCGCTGCGCTCCAGCAGCGTGCAGGAGGGATGGTGAGCGGCGTCGTCCTTGCGGATGGCACCGGTGTTGAGGGCCGCGCCGTCGTGCTCACGGCCGGCACATTTCTCGGTGGCCTGATGTTTCGGGGTGCGGAGCGCATCGAGGGCGGGCGGATCGATGAGCATGGCGCGAGCCAGTTGGCGCGCCAGCTTCGTGAGCTGGATCTGCCGATGGGACGCCTCAAGACAGGCACCCCGGCCAGACTTGACGGCCGAACCATAGACTGGTCCGCGCTGGAGGAGCAGCCGAGCGATAGCGAACACTGGACCATGTCGTTCCTGGGCGGAGAGGGCAGGCAGAGCTTGCCGCAACTGCGCTGCGCCATCACCCGTACAAACGAGCATACCCATGCGATCATTCGGGATAATCTCGGCCAGTCGCCGCTCTTCTCGGGCGATATCGAGGGACGGGGGCCGCGTTATTGCCCGTCCATAGAGGACAAGATCATCCGCTTTGGCGACCGGGATGGGCATCAGGTCTTTCTGGAGCCAGAGGGTCTGGACACGCATCTGGTCTATCCCAATGGTCTCAGCACATCGCTGCCGGCGGACGTTCAGCGCGCATTTCTCCGGACATTGCCCGGGCTTGCCCAAGTCGAGGTTGCGGTGCCGGGCTATGCGGTCGAGTATGACCATATCGATCCGCGCGCGCTGGACAGGCGGCTCGCGCTGCGGGCGATGCAGGGACTCTTCCTAGGAGGGCAGATCAACGGAACGACGGGCTATGAGGAAGCGGCCGCGCAGGGCTTGCTCGCGGGTGCCAATGCGGCTGCTCATGCGCGCGATCTTGCGCCTCTCATTCTTGATCGGGCGGAAAGCTATCTTGGGGTTCTTGTGGATGACCTGTGCCTGCAGGGGATTACGGAGCCCTATCGGATGCTCACCGCACGCGCCGAGTTTCGCTTGAGGCTCCGTGCCGACAATGCAGCCACACGGCTGACGCCTGTCGGGCGCGAACTCGGCTTGTTAGGGGAGGAGCGTGAACTCTGGTGGCACGAGCGGGAAGTACGCCGGGAAGAAGCTGTCCAGGCTCTCGGCGCAGTTGTGGGAGCGGACATATTGCGCGCGGCTGGTGCCGATATGAAGGATGACGGAGTCAAACGCCCGCTGCACGAGTGGGCGCGCTTTCCCGCGGTGACGGTCGATCATCTCCTGGAGGTGGCCCCGGCCCTGGAAGAGGCGGGCGACGGAGAGCTTCTGGACGAGCTCATACAGGATGCCGTCTACGCGCCCTATGTGGAGCGCCAGAATGCCGAGGTGCGTGCGCTGCGTGCGAATGAGGCGATCGGACTGCCGGGCGATCTGGACTATGGCGCGATCGGGGGCCTGAGCACGGAGATGGTCGAACGCCTGACTTTAGCGCGCCCCGAGACGCTGGGTGCCGCGGCGCGAATCAGGGGCATAACGCCCGCAGCCCTGGCAGCACTTCTCGTGGCCATTCGGCAGCATGCGGCATGA